The genomic window GGAGGTGAATTCTGTTGCTAGAGAGAAAAAATTCTTGTCCGCAATTAGGACAGGAGGTCAATTAAGTTTCAGCGGACATGCAGTGAAGAAGTCCAATTTTTGTTGTCTGTGCCAAAGACAGGCTCAGATGGAATCTTCAGAGATTCTGTAGTGCAAGTCGCAAGTGCGATGTGTTTGTCATAGATACCATACCGGTATATTTGTTTTGTGCTGTTGTAGATATTTTAGGACTCACCAGAGGCATCAATTTTTCAAATGCCCACTGTCAATATTTCTTAatgtgaaacagtagcgatcaacaggtagcgaaaacgcgttccaagattgcggctgtaattttgaatattttttcgagatatttggcacacgtatttgtaatataataaagaatggcggtacagagcccaatttgaaaagtatattaatatgtggaaattactctgtaattaaatacaatattaaaaaaacgagcctgtaccgccattaagaagaacaaaaaaatacactttctttaaataaactttttcatccgatgcctagattttgtgtccttttggaactactaatgaaataaaaaattttagtagttccaaaatgacacaaaacctaggcatcggataaaaaagtttattcgaagaaagtgtattttttttgttcttcttaatggcttctcaggctcgtttttttaatattctatttaattacagagtaatttccacatattaatatatttttcaaagtgggctctgtaccgccattctctattatattacgaatacgtgggccaaatatctcgaaaaaatattcaaaattacagccgcaatcttggaacgcctttttgctacctgttgatcgctgctgtttcctcttaataacaTATTGCTTTCTCGCCTTGAAAATATGACGCATCAGCCATATTTTCTTCGttgtattcttctttttcttggtCAGGAAATGAACCAAGAAAATGCACCAGTTGCCACAATAACATCATTCCTGCTTCAAAGGTATGAGAATAAAGTTAAAAGTGATTGGGAAGATGACGATGCTGGCGATAAAATCATGCTTCAAAACACATTGATCATTTACGCGAAATGCTTGTTCTGTCTGTACGGAGTAACATGTTCAATGTTCATATTAGGACCCACCTTTACAAAGAAGAAATAGACATATTATGGTAATCCAGTGATACACACATTGAAAAGtagcaaaaattttatttttaatacaaaaatatatgtatgtataatatatTCGTCTTTTTTATCAGCACAAAAACGTCTATCACAGTAACATTTACTTTTTGTCAGAAGTGGCTTTATGGAAAGACTCACAGACATAACCGATATTTTTAGAGTTAAGGCCTGGCATGGATATTCTTCCATTTTTCATCATATATATGTGATAGTTCTTTATTAGTTTTTCTACAGCGGGAGCTTTTATACCGGTATACGAAAACATACCTATCTGGTTGGTTAGATGATCCCAATTCAATTTTGATCCAGCTTTGATTAAACCCTCTTTTAAAGTTTTTCTGGTCCACTTGATTCTCTCTGCCATCCCTTTGAGTTCTGATAGCCATAATTTTTTGAGTTCTTTATCAGATAAAATTTCTAGGGCTATTCGAGCACCATTAATTGGTGGATTTGAGTATATAGATCTGGCTATTAGTTTTACTTGGGACTCCACTCGCTTTGCTTCGTCTGGAGAGTCACAGATGAAAGAGGCCAGACCAGTTCGTTCTCCATAAATTCCTGAAATGTTTGATTAATGATTTtataagtagaacctaaaacttATGAATAAAAACGATAACAAGGAATTACTTCAGTTTTTCAAAAGATTCAGGTAATGCATCAGAAATgaacaatttactttttttttaaatagcgcTTTGGTAAgttttgaattatttaaaaacaaagatATGTAATGTAAAGGGTATAAACatttataagcattttcaaaagagatgtagcacgacttttatgggatgcaaaagaAAATGTGGTAAATGATAAGTggtcaaagagcagagatgaaggaattgatagaagtaaaacatattgatacaaatatgTGAACAACTTACTTAAAAAACctgtatcaaacagctaatcacaaagaattggaaacaccaggattagaatctgatgagaaaacagaaattaaagaggaagatataaagaacgccttaaaaaagatgaaaaatcgaaaagctcctggaaaagatggaatagctaatgaactcttaaaatacggaggagatagacttcacatagaactgaatatccttataagtaaaataataaatacaggaagaattccagaagaatggagaaccactcaaatgacAGCGTTATTTAATTAAGGTGacagggcagaccccagtaactatagagggataaatttactgatcactattatactgaaactcacacacaaaaatactgatggagaaaataatggcgttcataaatatatcggatgaacaacaaggatttagaagtggaagatcatgtaacgatgcagtttttgtgataaggcaaatagcggagaaatcattagaatagcCAGCATTAGAATAGCAagccagcctttttctgtttcatagacctagagaatgCATTAATATCATAAATACAGTATCGTAAACAAATAGCTATTTAAACGATATTAATGATTTGATATTAGTCCACTCACTCACGGAAAATATTGCTGTGAGTTTGTTTGCTATAaactccgaattttaaagaaccccttggattgacatgaaaggcATGCAAATAGcaaaagtgatttttttttgGTGTGCCGATGTGTGCTGTTGCTCTGGGGATGAGTATCTACCATCCCTTCTCGAAGGTGAAAAAACATTCGTTCAAAATAagtacggaaatggataaactgacgaattctaagcaacatttgttTTATAGAACTTTttcactaattcaatacttttcgagttatttgcgagtgaaaaacatattcttagcaaaaatattgcttataaaaaagtggaaaaaaatgatgtatttgTGATGTCTGTAGACCtcgtagaagcagagttatagctaatgaaaagtaggtgcttattcgtcaaattccaaatcaaatatttcatcgtgaaataactgaaaaattaagCATTGTTCGGGTAAAAGCTCATCACAACgttttaataatgtttacattaaaacaagcttaatttttgtttttaaaaatgtttctagcatcaaaagtaataaagttacgctcaaaataaaattaatctcttttttttttaatcgtgaaaatcaccccctaattagtatcccaaatgaaattattcaTTACCGCTTAACAAGTcacatgtatgtattatttatacgatCTGTTAGTTACATCGGTTCAAAacgcttattaaaaaaaaatggtttcaaAGTATTTTTtgcctaattttgaaaaaaatgcctttttcaaaataacttaaaattattagtgataccataaatctcaaagagtaaaaaatgtaggttttgcttttctgaacattttggatttttttttgtaggacagaaattggttaagatatgtctgttcaaaatttgcatacactcgtgattagtgagtCGTTtaagccctttcaaaaataagcactttaaaccgatgaaacctacaatcatataaacaatatactatatatatataagtaAAGTAAACCTGTGAAACGGTAATTTCATTTGACATGCTATTAGGGAGTGAATTTCCCGattttgtttaacaaaaaaagggaataactttattttgagcgtaagttgcttacttttgatgctatattGAAGCTTTATTaaagaacaaaaataaaccttttttaaacactttaaaaaagttgtgaaaGAGTTTTTtgcgaaaagtgctttattttttgattatttcacgttgaaatattcgacttATAATTTGTCGAACAAGAACCTACTCTTCATTAGCTACATATCTGCTTCTACTTGGCCTACAGACttaatacatacaccatttttttacttttttatacgctatatatcttccaagaatattttttccgataacatacttaatttttgagttatttgaaaaaaatcgcctaaaaacgtggattttttgttgaaaaatagttattcactcacaaataactcgaaaagtacctATTGAATTGAAAAAAATccataaaacaaaagttgcttagaattcaTCAATTTAtgcacttccggacttattttgaaagtatgttttttcacccccgagaaggggtgatatCACTTTTTTTGAGTTGACCTGTTAGCCACGTGTATGCTAGATTTCTCGTTTATCCAAGGGGTCTTTACGGagcaaaaaccgtaagtaaatggACTAtattaatgaaaataaaatatataaattttacccatattTTTGGCGAAACTTTGACATATGGCCATACCCATCCCAGCTTTAGCAAACTGACGTACAGCGTATGCATCCTTCTCGGGATCTCCTGAACCAAAACCTTGATACGCAAAATCAACAACGATGTAAAATTGCTTCTCTTTACAAATACGAACAATTTCATCCCATTGCTGGGGTGTAGGATCAATTCCTGTGGGGTTGTGGGCTGAGGCGTGAAACAACACTATGGATCCACTGGGTATTTTGTGCAAATCTTCCTTCAAACATTCGAAGTCCAGGGCTAATGTTTTAGAGTTGTAGTACCTATTAATAAacattgtttatgtttattatgCAAGAGTTATCATCTTTCGAATACACATTTAAGATGGTTTCAATGAGTAATCACTGAAGCTCGGCTAGTATTATCTTATCAAAGCTATAGGcctggatccagcgtaccaaaaaaagtttattaatagcaaactgaaaatttgttaattaaatagcttaacggtgtctagtcggacaaactttgatttaCGGTacgggaacaggggaagttttaattgtggaacaggttacaggtttagaacgtcagactacgaaaacgccccatttattttgtcggacagaacttccaattgatttgttacccttccaTTAAGCTCTCATGCAGagatcagactgctatttacgacattaccaccaatataattcttGTCATcagacatgttctacgtgtcggacttattaaaatgcccaatatatttgtcggacaaacattttttcatatattatgtaaaagtaccctgcacaaaccttatggaaattaggtcccagtggatttcgttcatactttgggaaaatactctttgaagcatcctgataaaaagttctcatgggcacgaCTCAATCGTATGAatgattttcaagatatagaggcacaaactcggaaaattataagatttactgggtattccaattccctgagttactggttatctggcaacatgtagaagtttggatcaaggaaaagtactagtagtctaggattttttcctgtcTAGCTAATGGCGACCTTTACGTTGACCTtaaccttcaacggacgtcatcttctagagtttcgagagttttcggcattaaattgatatacacatattactcatgggtttttgggatcgctaaacacgaatatgccatcagaattgacctccggagaacgtggtggccagggccactgcaagggacgtcatcttctggagtttcgatggttgtcggcatttaattgatgcaaatgaattactagagggttttttgaggtagCTAAACTCAAATATGCCAccagggcccagagcacgccaaatagaattctattttgctgacgtcactaaaatagaattctatttggcgtgctctgggccctgaACCTACTCCCGGaacacctggtttccaaggtaaatgaaaggcgctcctgaaatttcgagggtctttggtactacattaatgtaaacggattagttataggtttttgaggctgctgaacacgaatacgtgatcagcacaaacacaggagcacctggtgcccaagaccggctatcttctggagttaaaaccgaagagtaatccatttgattcctccattTGATTCTTCTGAAACT from Diabrotica virgifera virgifera chromosome 5, PGI_DIABVI_V3a includes these protein-coding regions:
- the LOC126885189 gene encoding aspartate aminotransferase, mitochondrial-like, with protein sequence MSNVKNFGGAKLLVRKCFKSQYRNTAWFAKVPKAPPDPIFGLLEAYKRDTSKQKVNLSVGAYRDDAGKPFVLQSVRKAELKIMCKDMDKEYAGMIGDQVFGRKAFDFAMGECNEFSESGRVVFCQSLSGSGAVCVVGGFLSKFFSKRVVYVCDPTWPNHHGILRYAGLCTKTYRYYNSKTLALDFECLKEDLHKIPSGSIVLFHASAHNPTGIDPTPQQWDEIVRICKEKQFYIVVDFAYQGFGSGDPEKDAYAVRQFAKAGMGMAICQSFAKNMGIYGERTGLASFICDSPDEAKRVESQVKLIARSIYSNPPINGARIALEILSDKELKKLWLSELKGMAERIKWTRKTLKEGLIKAGSKLNWDHLTNQIGMFSYTGIKAPAVEKLIKNYHIYMMKNGRISMPGLNSKNIGYVCESFHKATSDKK